In Populus alba chromosome 4, ASM523922v2, whole genome shotgun sequence, the genomic window TCCAGAAAAGATACAGATGTTTTATGTGAGAAAACAGCTCCACAAACTAGATAACATTTAGAGATAGTTAGATGACGATGATTGACTATATATAGGAATATCTAGATGGAAGCCTTACTGTTTGAGGGCGTATCATTTTGTTGAAGATCGAATTCAGCTGTGAGATATAGGCATACGGAAATAGCCATGCCTTGCTCAATCTACCTGCAAGACACTGCgccaaaattatgttttatttatcaaaagcaAAGTAGCCATTAATTGTTCTAATACACGAGAGGTGTAAtaatacaactaaaaaaaagttgcaGAAGCTGTGTTGATGAGACGAGGGCAATAATTACCCcaaaatttttgtatttcagtccctccattaatttttatttaatggtaattaattgtgatatattttcaaataaatttttatctgAAAAACCTTTATTCCTAGCAATAGTTATAATTATGgtactgtgattttttttaaacaaaataaagtgcATTAAATGCTagaaaacttattatttcatattttttttatgttcttttataaTCCACACTTAAATAGAAATTATACttattgatggttttttgtttcttgtttgcaaattcaatttttttgcataatatttaatcaaagaATATTCATTCAATAATggcagtattttattttattttatttctgtaGAGTTTAAATAGCCATCATTGAAAGGTAATCCATGTTTTTTCTCTAATCAAATTCAATCTTAAATTCATCACAAAGTGACTTTAATAaggaaaagaatataattttaatcatgTATTATTACTAAATTATTAGAATATCACAAGGAATATCGTTTGTCGAAACTCGTTGTTTTGCACACCTAATTGCTCAAGTTTGTCATTATGAAGGCATGATAACCAATGACATGGTTATGGTTTGAAATGTTCAGTCTAAAAAATTATGACTTATGAGAGTATATCTGATTTACCTAGTGacctaaaatatttatatttcttgttcATGCCAGCTCATATTGAGAGTTGTATGAAAATGAATTggtgaaaatattaattagttacTACCATTTGAAGTAGTATTTGACATGGTATTGGTGAAGTGTTTGTTGAAGGTTGGTGATATGTTAGCTAAAATAATCATTGGTCGAGATAGGCTAAGAAAGATGGTGTCAACCTTGCATGAAAGTGTGTACCTGCAAAGAATATGTCAATAATAGCATAAAAAGTTGGTGTGCGTGTGTGTGATGTGTGAGCTGCATTATGACTCCTCATGACTATAAAAAGATTCAGTGTGTTTAGAAAGGTTATGGAGGAAAAAATCGGTCCTTTGAGGCTTGGTCCAAATGGCGAGCCATGGTTGGTGGCCACAAATGATGTAGGTTGGTGTCCACATGTAGTGTGGTGGTGCGATTTATTTGGGATACTACTAAAAAAACtactctcttttaaaaaaataaaattgcaccATCATCCCCCACTTaaagtctttttaaaaaaacatgttttaaaggcttaactagtaaaaaaataagggaaaaggACTTACTCATTAATTTGATACAAGTAATGTTGCATGTTATTCCTACGAGAGTGTTATTATGGTTAGGTGTTTGAATGTTGACCTTTCATATCTTGTGAACTGTTTGTATGCAACTTTTCTTCATGTAAATTTTTACTAATGTTTATGTAAGAGAGAAGAGTTTAATTgtcttgcttttttaaaataaactatgcAGTAATAAGAAGTGAGTGTAAAAGTAAGTGATATACTGTATGCATTCAGGGCCTAAAAAAGGGTCTTGTGAATAATTATAGAAACTTGGAGAAGGatccctaatttttttagagataGATGGTATTAGAGACTTGGAGAAGGATCTATGATCCTTTTGGAGACATTTAAAACACGTATGAAAATTCAATGCAAACATGTTTGGAGACATAAATATCTCACCGTAGAATTTTCATGGAGATATTTGGAGACATAGAAATCTCACCATGAAGATTTTCATGGAGACACATTTGaagattttaataaacatttttgtTAGAGGAATTGTTGATATGGAGGAAAACtactatttttattgaaatgctTAAAAGATGGAGATACAATTCATTTAGCTAATTTAGGGATTATTGGATCTCATGTAGATTCAAGTGTGTAGACTTCCTTCATTTCAtactaaatttttgtttttttttttcatgaattggtAAAGGTATCCTCTAGcgataaatatttatattgttttttttttcagggcaTGGCATTCATAAATTTCATTCTTATAGTTATGGTGAAAAAAGTTGAATTTATTAAGGTTTCTCATTCCGCGTTATTTGTCAATAGAGGTTGTTTATGaggtttttttccttgatgATGGTTAATACCTTAACTCGTGTGGTGGTGAAAGGGTTAGTCAAAAGCTCGAGAAATATAAAGAGATCATAAATGTGTTTGTTGATGCTCTTTTTAGATGCTCTAATTGGACACTAGTGATGTTAGCAAGACTTTGCTCAGTGAAAACGTGGGTGGCTATGTGTGGTCATGATGGTTTATTACactctaatataatttttcattaccTGTTTAATGCTCAAAAGGGTTTTATCATGCAATATATATAGGTGTTCCTATAATTAGTTCTAAAATCCACTTATCAGGGTCTCAGTGGCAAATGGTTCGAGTAGATTTTTCACATTGAGCACTTCCTCGTTAAATCTCTAGAGATATGCTATGGtgcttttatctttttgttaggTGATGCTGAAAGGTTTTGTCATGCTCTTTTTAGATGAGATTGATagtgttgaaacaaaaaataagcttAATATAAAGGTCATAAAGGCCAGTGATTGAGGCATGTTCAAGGATATGATATCATACCCTAACAGATACATAAAAGTATACTCTATTTCAGTTGCTATTCAAAGGACTTTAGGTAATTTGTTTGAGCTATGATCCAATcacataactttttatttaacatgcAAGCGAACCTatctgatattatttttttattaaaagatttgaaaattatatatttgttaaaaaaaactattaaaagagACAAGTGAACCTATATATctcataaagtttttttttttatgacttttacATCATCAGCTAGAGCATTGATAAAATGATCATTATCAAAAGCATCTGAAAAGTTgctgcttaaaaaaaaaaaaaaaaaaaccccgaaagaaagaaagaaagatagagCTATGGCATCATGACATAAGAGGGCCCAACAACTTGAGATTTTCACTGATCAGATATAAATTATCAACAGCAAGAGAAAGGAGAATAATTCCTTACTCGTAACTTCAGATTCATTTAAGATCAAAATACACGATAAAGGATTACATCATGCCTCACTTGTGAAGATGACAATTAATACAATTCAGTGGAGATTTCAACTGGGGCCATGTGCCTATTTCTTGAGAAATTCCGTGAACCATTGGGCTGAGAGCTTAGGATGTCTTTTGAGTCCATCTTTATGATCTATATAATTCAGACCAAACCGTGATGTGTATCCTACTACCCACTCGAAGCCATCCATTAACGACCAAGCAAAATATCCTTTCACCTTCACACCATCCCTACCAAAACGAAGAACAGATAAAGTTAGATTAATACACTCTCAAGAAACTATTAACTTCCATGCTATGGTGCTTATAATTCGTCATTTCAGAACAAAGTTTTCTATAGCTCCTATATGGagacatgcatgcatgcacgCATAGAGAGAGCTGCACTGAGAACTTACTTGATGGCTTTCTGCACAAAAGAAAGATGCTGATGGAAATAATCGATCCTTTGGTTGTCAATGAGGGCTTCCTTTAGGGGCAATGTTGGGTTATCTGTCTCGTCAACACCTTCAGCAGAATAGGGGGGAGAGATATATTTcatatcaaaactcaaaaggGATCTATGGAACAAAAACTGGCTTCCATTGTATATTACAACAGGAAATTAACTAGTATAAACTATTTACCATTCTCGGTGATGTAAATAACTGGATCGTTGTATGCCTTCTTTATGTAAACCAAAAGATCATGAAGTCCGCTTGGGTAAACAAGGAGCCAAAATGAGCCTGCCTGCAATTTCATGAAATCATGAGTGGGGTGCGAGTTCCAAGAATagggtttgttttctttttcttgctaaGATTTTATGGAAAGAAAAACTAGTAAGAagtctctgtgtgtgtgttaaaATCACAGATCACAAGTTACATTAATTAAGAATATGAAATTAAGGGCTTATTGACTAGATGATTCATACCTTTGGACCGATGGGAATTCCATCACGTTCAACTGCACGCACAGCCAAAAGCCACTTGTTACTATGGAattattaaggaaaaaaaaataattctaaaccATCTTGAAGTTGTTCGTTCTTACAGAAGGAAGCAACATGGGAATCTGTCTCGTAGCTTGGGTGTGTATCATTAGATTGAGACTTATGGGCCACATAATTTGCAGAATAGTAATTCAatccaataaaatcaaatgatccCTTTATAGATCCAGCTTGTTTCTTGGAGAATTTGGGCAATCTTTCCCCAACAAGAGATCTCATTGAACTTGGATATTCGCCGCTGGTTAATGGACTCATAAACCTACAAGAAATGACCCCAAAATAGTGCTATAACAAATATTCATCAGTGAACGAGTAGAGATGCGATGAAATTCAAGCAAACACATACCATCCAAGATTGAAATCGAGGGCTCGGCTGACAGCCTCAAGGTCTTCCTTAGAATTAGACAATGGCACAAACCAATTTGATTGTAATGTAATCCCTATCTTGCCCTTTTGTTTTGCCTACAAGTTCATATTTTAGCCacttaaatcacaatgtatagccaattaaaaaaaaactaagaagccacttaaatcacaatgtatagccaattaaaaaaaaactaagaggatggAATCGTTACACAGATCAAATTGAGTCATCCCTtcttccaaaaataataatcgGAGAATGGTGTAGGAATCATGAGACAAACCTGAAACCTTGTCCTGTACAGTTTCACAGCAGCAGCATGAGCAAGGATTTGGTTGTGCGACACCGTGTATGGTTCTGCTCCTGCATCTCCACCAGTGCAGTTTTTTCCCATCCAAGCAGAACATCTACCTGGTGGGAACATGCCCGCAATATAGCCTTGCATGGTAAACATGGTTGGCTCATTCAATGTGATCCAATGTTTAACTCGATCTCCAAAATTTTCGAAACAAATTTTCGCAAAGTCTTGGTAATCATTCCTGCATAATTCAGCAGATCCTGATTAACTCCGAGTGTTTAGTATTAGAGGAAGACGAAGGCAAGGAGATTTACTTACACGATTCTATCACTTAAAAATCCTCCATACTCGTCCTCTAGAGCCTGGGGAAGATCCCAGTGGAAAAGGGTGACAAATGGTTGTATGCCTGCAAATGATATAATTAAGAAACAGGTGAACTATTTCTGCATgcacatgatttaattaattatatttgttgagaaTTACTAGCTATTAGGTAGAATCATAACCATTGGCCAGGAGTTCATTGATGAGATTGTTGTAGTAATTAATTCCTTTCTGATTCACTCCCCCGCACTTTTTtccttctgaaaaaaaaaaaaaaaaacaaaagaggaaaaaatttTAGTAAGAATTTGAGCCTTCCATTTTTATCTTACTTTGTCGTTAGAATTTAGATACAAATCAATGAGCATTTCAAAGATACTGGAATGCAATTGAGTTTTCTTACTTGGCAATATTCTAGGCCAAGAGATTGAGAATCTGTAGAAATCAAAGCCCATTTTCTTTATAATCTGAACATCCTCCTGCAAGAACATCATCgaacaaaacataaaagaaaattaagctaACAGTTCTTAGCTCGGGCCtcatattttgaagaaaaataggTACCCTAAGGCAATAtcatataaatttctaaattgaaTTGATCTCTCGTATAGAAAAGTAAAAAGATGATATCCTCGATCCACAGTCATCTAATTCCTTTTCAAGCCTCTATAATTACAGAAATTGTTTAAAGAATACGATGATATTTGGATATTTGAATTCTTAGAACACGGTGACTTGAAACATTTCAAAAAGCACATTTGCTGGCTTAATTCCACATCCTATTTAAAACTATATGGTGACTTGAAACATTTCATAAAGCTGCTACTACACTGTAAGAACCTATAATAGTTTTTATGAGTCTTCCCTCGTCCATACCTTGTACCGATGATATGAATCTAGGGCGACATCTCCATTGCTTCCATTTGATATCTTGCCTGCATTAATTTATGCATGGATAGCTTCAAagttaaaatcttataaatagTGAAACATAATACGAGATCACCCTAATTATCATCCttcaataaagaaaaatgagtgaaagaaacaaattaaagaattagaagaggcagagagagagagacttggaAATTTATGTGTGTACTCATCCCATATACTTGGTCCCTTTCCATCTTCAAATGCTGCGCCCTCATACTGATCATAAGACAATCAAGATGTTGCTTAACACGCAAATAATCAAGTGTTTGAAATGTATAGTCTTTGAAAAACCCAATTGAGAGGAACCCAAAAGTTCTGACCTGGTATGCCGATGATGCCAccccaaaaacaaaatcttgagGAAAGCTCTTGCGATTGAATGAAGCTGTGTCACTTTGGGTAGCAGCTAGGCTATTAAAACAAGAGCCAAAAACCAGCAGGAGGCTCAACAACAAGTAGCTTTGAATGGCCATATTTCAACTTGGTTTTGATTAGCAAAAAGGATGCCTAGCCTTTATATAGATGTTCGATGCGAGAAAACATCCCAAGGAAACAAGACGACTGTTAGAGATGACGAACACGCCATGGATCTCCAGAAAAGATACAGATGTTTTATGTGAGAAAACAGCTCCACAAACTAGATAACATTTAGAGATAGTTAGATGACAATGATTGACTATATATAGGAATATCTATATCGATGGAAGCCTTACTGTTTGAGGACGTATCATTTTGTTGAAGATCGAATTCAGCTGTGAGATATAGGCTCACGGAAATAGCCATGCCTTGCTCAATCTACCTGTAAGACACTGCgccaaaattatgttttatttatcaaaagcaAAGTAGCTATTAATTGTTCTAATACACGAGAGGTGTAAtaatacaactaaaaaaaagttggaGAAGCTCTGTTGAAGAGACGAGGGCAATAATTACCCCTAAATTTTTGTGTTTCAGTccctccattaatttttttttaatggtaaatgtgagatattttcaaataaaatttttatctgAAAAACCTTTATTTCTAGCAATAGCTATAATTATGGtactgtgattttttaaaaccaaatagAGCGCATTAAATGCTagaaaacttattatttcataaatttttatgttcttttataaTCCATACAAATTATACttattgatggttttttgtTTCTCGTTTGCAAATTCAAATTGTTTGCATAATATTTAATCAAGATTATTCATTCAATAATggcagtattttattttattttatttttgtagagtTTAAATAGCCATCATTGGTTGGTAATCCATGTTGTTTCTCTAATCAAATTCAATCTTAAATTCATAACAAAGTGActttaataaagaaaaggatgaaatttgaaTCGTGTATTATTACTGAATTATTAGAATATCACAAggaatatgtatatatatgttacaGGATGCATCAAGAGTTAATTtctaatgcaagaaaaaaaaaatattctataggtatttttactgtttttttatatcaataaatatttttgaaaaataaaaaattatgtgtgtttaataacacaaataaattattatatgcatcaataaatataaaaaaatattaatgataataaaaaataaaatcgagagattgaaaaataaatgcatattaaaatatttaatgtatCACAGCAAGTTATTCAATCtttctcatttaattatatgtcgatattctttcaaaaaaaaata contains:
- the LOC118047327 gene encoding beta-glucosidase 24-like — its product is MAIQSYLLLSLLLVFGSCFNSLAATQSDTASFNRKSFPQDFVFGVASSAYQYEGAAFEDGKGPSIWDEYTHKFPSKISNGSNGDVALDSYHRYKEDVQIIKKMGFDFYRFSISWPRILPKGKKCGGVNQKGINYYNNLINELLANGIQPFVTLFHWDLPQALEDEYGGFLSDRIVNDYQDFAKICFENFGDRVKHWITLNEPTMFTMQGYIAGMFPPGRCSAWMGKNCTGGDAGAEPYTVSHNQILAHAAAVKLYRTRFQAKQKGKIGITLQSNWFVPLSNSKEDLEAVSRALDFNLGWFMSPLTSGEYPSSMRSLVGERLPKFSKKQAGSIKGSFDFIGLNYYSANYVAHKSQSNDTHPSYETDSHVASFFERDGIPIGPKAGSFWLLVYPSGLHDLLVYIKKAYNDPVIYITENGVDETDNPTLPLKEALIDNQRIDYFHQHLSFVQKAIKDGVKVKGYFAWSLMDGFEWVVGYTSRFGLNYIDHKDGLKRHPKLSAQWFTEFLKK